Sequence from the Thermocoleostomius sinensis A174 genome:
GGATCACAGCTTGGCGTGATTGTAGCGTCAGGAATAACTGTACCTTGCCACCGGCTGGCGTGTATTTGATGGCATTGCTGAGCAAATTGATCACAGCTTGCCGCAATAGTTCTGCATCCGCTTGCAGATTGATCGATCGCTCTGGTAAGTGGCTAAAAAATATTAAACCATGAGTGGTTGCTTCGGCAGCATAGATCATCGCTACGTCCTGTAGCAAGGCAACCAAATCGATCGGTTGCAAAGAAGCTGGCGATAGTGCACCCTCGTGTCGAGCTAAAAACAATAGATTGTTGACCAACGCATTCATTGATTTGGTAATGTTTGCCAATTTGTTCAGGCGCTGCTCTTGCTGTTGGCGATCGGTGGCGGGCTTCAGCAAGCCCAGTTGAATAGTGCTGAGCATGGCAGCCAGAGGAACGCGCAGTTCGTGGGAGGCGTCAGCGGTGAAGCGCTGTAGTTGTTCGTAGGAGCGACGAATGGGTTGCATGGCATAGCCTCCTAGAACCCAACCTGTCAGCCCAATGGCACCCAGTGAGAGCGGTACTCCGATCGCCAAAAATAGACGTAATTGCTGTAGGCTTGTCAGCACTGGCGTTAAGGGAACTGCTACTTGTAGATATCCAAGCAGCACATCATCCCGATAGACTGGTAACGTTGCTTGACGTACCAGTTGTGGCTGAAGCGTGTCAGATTCATCAGATGTAGAAAGACGCAATGTCACAAAATTTGCAGAGGTTGCTAACTGCTCAGGCGGCACTATACCCGTGAAATGGGTCAACTGTCCTGCCTCGTTGTACCAGCGCACATAAACCACCTCATGATCAAACGGCATGGTTTTCCGTCCCAAAATTGGAATTTCGTTGAGGTTTACCTGCCACTGTCCGCGACGTAGCTCATATTTCACCGACGATGCCATTGTTTGCACTTTGTTGTACAGCACTTGATCAAACGATCGCATTTGATCTTGAGTTTCAAGCCAGAACAAAGCAGCCGCAAACAGAACCAGAATACTACCCATCGATCCAGTAAACCAGCGAGCGAGCATTCGGCGACTGTGACGAAACATAGCAATCCCTATTGATCAGGTTGTTGATCAGGTTGATCAGGGCTAGGTGGGTTGAGCCGATATCCCAACCCATAGACCGTTTCGATCCAATGGTCGGCATGAAGCAATCGAAGCCGTTGACGCAGACGACGAATCAGGGTGGAAATGGCGTTGCTCTCCGGTTCTTCTCCCCAGGGCCAAATGGCTTGTTCAATTTGCTGACGTGACAAGACTTGATTGGGGTGACGCATGAGGTACTCAATTAGCTGAAATTCGCGGTTCGACAACTCTATCTTTTGATCATTTCGTTCCAAGGTGAGAGAGTTCACCTGCAATTGCAGGTCTGCCACCGTTAGGACATCTCCTCGCCAAAGGGGCGATCGTC
This genomic interval carries:
- a CDS encoding sensor histidine kinase, with the protein product MFRHSRRMLARWFTGSMGSILVLFAAALFWLETQDQMRSFDQVLYNKVQTMASSVKYELRRGQWQVNLNEIPILGRKTMPFDHEVVYVRWYNEAGQLTHFTGIVPPEQLATSANFVTLRLSTSDESDTLQPQLVRQATLPVYRDDVLLGYLQVAVPLTPVLTSLQQLRLFLAIGVPLSLGAIGLTGWVLGGYAMQPIRRSYEQLQRFTADASHELRVPLAAMLSTIQLGLLKPATDRQQQEQRLNKLANITKSMNALVNNLLFLARHEGALSPASLQPIDLVALLQDVAMIYAAEATTHGLIFFSHLPERSINLQADAELLRQAVINLLSNAIKYTPAGGKVQLFLTLQSRQAVIRVEDSGIGIPAADLPHIFDRFYRVDQARTPDRRSSQPGSFGLGLAIVQQIVQAHGGHISVTSQEGQGSCFQIELPIKRIKDEKQASNNCN
- the rppA gene encoding two-component system response regulator RppA; its protein translation is MRILLVEDDRDLLEPLQEALNEFGHVVDAIDTGDVAQWLMSEKDYDLLVLDWMLPGVSGLQLCQHYRHLGKAAPILMLTAKDTTFDKVAGLDAGADDYLVKPVDLMEFLARVRALGRRSPLWRGDVLTVADLQLQVNSLTLERNDQKIELSNREFQLIEYLMRHPNQVLSRQQIEQAIWPWGEEPESNAISTLIRRLRQRLRLLHADHWIETVYGLGYRLNPPSPDQPDQQPDQ